The proteins below are encoded in one region of Hordeum vulgare subsp. vulgare chromosome 3H, MorexV3_pseudomolecules_assembly, whole genome shotgun sequence:
- the LOC123442188 gene encoding LOW QUALITY PROTEIN: probable disease resistance protein At5g63020 (The sequence of the model RefSeq protein was modified relative to this genomic sequence to represent the inferred CDS: inserted 2 bases in 1 codon), producing MDLPSTPAHFLLVVYIILNCVTLLFYDELLIQYQIKPALLEATSRNRRSTAIFLGKLITGTCKLSCNILIVRLSKLVTTMPANLGSWFGPTVSTVITPLKDVFLTHAMYCFSTGKNVRDHDRATKTLIGIQKGIQGEIEAGIQNGLIGTNEAKFWLERANKAISEEQRNHQRYDSRCRIFACCSLNCWSNYKIGKRAAQKLPDVDACIKNIPRTVTDNQPPPFVIDIPVQFAQLPSHEKVLLDAQKYIDDDRVGMIGLWGPDGVENTYLLKKINNSFVGDSPYFVIFVTASRECSVQNIQDQIIQRLDIGQDDGVSTKTTSIAKLLRTRNFLVLVDDLHEKLDLLEVGIPYPLGTVGEFKRKVVLTSQSEIVHSRMGVNEYIEVPGLGETEALELFKHNFDQEDIYYDPHIGPLVNDLIKELKGIPSDLIEFGKQMQGKRGPEQWEDVIRSVKKWNLQKKDPSSTGRTLRNLEDATNNLLARSNDVRLRIVAAERQCMRPTNEVNRWLEKVSAINSDIQVIFDGYKLNKDVIVEASEKLTEVQECLSACPNKNNITFEYAPAPAQEIPGPSMSDKNRNLQEALQFIKNDPVGMIGIWGPGGVGKTYLLRNINNSFGDMSLHVIFVTASRGCSVRTIQGDILKKLGMAECGDLESQRQLIYEFLXVVLLDDLWEQIDLQSVGVPYPLGNVDQVKRKVVLTTRLRKVCGEMEVRKELKVACLQEDDAWQLFTEKVSQETLSSSPRIEALAKELVKELKGLPLALIVIGKAMYPKTDPIEWEYAIQHMQRSCCDKDNPLSIENVFGQLKFSYDNIRNDTLRHCFLTCALWPENWEIIKAELAQCWIGLGLVDECDIQSAYTKAYSLIGDLRDACLLENWRNWYGFVKVHDVIRDMALWISCGCGEANNKWFVRAEAGAEENISISWSKPEYISLMLNGMKKLPPFRFDHHPMKLRVLCLQNNYFDGSIAETVMNFSSLTYLDLRTNLLKNIPEELCSLANLEYFDLSHNPHICELPYCFRNLSKLKFLYLLCTSVRRIPEEVISNLKALQVIELRTCRAYVGGGPVNFIPKIFEELGTLDHFKSAGIDADGFDEYASLREAAKLPIRSLRLGSLRETHEFCLSDILSIRFARRTLYELDIIQSNMEQIIVRDESNYYFGALNKLLMWFLVNLRGIAWLGRSPASIFPRLTCLDVNSCSKLENLSWVMYLPCLEQLEARFCNIMKEAFPGTGHHGEIMSTDQESSMKSNGTFSCLKYLRLSDNPKLITICNPDVTFPSLEQLVLTKSPELIRLPFQMHSLPLKLQELQFDDVECWDRLECEEGVKSFLQPSLKFGYVSEIP from the exons ATGGATCTCCCATCCACTCCTGCACACT TTCTTCTGGTGGTTTACATAATATTGAACTGTGTTACACTTCTCTTCTATGATGAATTGTTGATACAATACCAAA TAAAACCTGCTCTTCTTGAAGCAACTTCTAGGAACAGGAGATCCACA GCCATTTTTCTTGGCAAATTAATAACTGGGACATGCAAATTATCTTGCAATATTCTGATTGTGCGTTTATCTAAATTGGTGACAACAATGCCAGCCAACTTGGGTAGTTGGTTTGGTCCTACTGTTAGCACCGTCATAACTCCACTCAAAGATGTTTTCCTCACACATGCAATGTATTGCTTCAGCACTGGCAAAAATGTGAGAGATCATGATAGGGCTACTAAGACTTTGATTGGCATACAGAAGGGTATTCAAGGCGAGATCGAAGCTGGTATCCAGAACGGGTTGATAGGAACAAATGAAGCAAAATTTTGGCTGGAAAGGGCAAATAAAGCTATATCTGAAGAACAGAGAAACCATCAACGATATGACAGTAGATGCAGAATTTTTGCTTGTTGCTCCCTAAATTGCTGGTCAAACTACAAAATTGGTAAGAGAGCAGCTCAGAAGCTGCCTGATGTGGatgcatgtatcaaaaatataccCAGGACTGTTACAGACAATCAACCGCCACCTTTTGTCATAGATATCCCTGTCCAATTTGCTCAACTTCCAAGTCATGAGAAGGTCCTCTTGGATGCTCAGAAATATATTGATGATGATCGAGTCGGAATGATTGGATTATGGGGCCCAGATGGAGTTGAGAACACATATCTTCTCAAGAAGATCAACAATTCCTTTGTTGGAGACTCTCCATATTTTGTTATCTTTGTGACAGCCTCCAGAGAATGCTCAGTACAGAATATTCAAGATCAAATCATACAGCGGCTTGACATAGGACAGGATGATGGTGTATCAACTAAAACCACCAGCATAGCTAAACTACTCAGGACAAGAAACTTTCTCGTGTTGGTGGATGACCTTCATGAGAAGCTAGATCTTCTAGAAGTTGGCATTCCATATCCTCTCGGAACTGTGGGTGAATTCAAGAGGAAAGTGGTACTCACCTCACAATCAGAAATTGTACACAGTCGAATGGGTGTGAATGAATATATAGAAGTGCCTGGTTTGGGAGAGACTGAAGCACTAGAGTTATTTAAACACAATTTTGATCAGGAAGATATTTATTATGATCCCCACATCGGGCCCTTGGTGAATGATCTCATAAAGGAACTAAAAGGTATACCATCAGACTTGATAGAATTTGGGAAGCAAATGCAAGGTAAAAGAGGTCCAGAGCAATGGGAAGATGTCATTCGTTCAGTAAAGAAATGGAACCTTCAAAAGAAAGACCCAAGTTCA ACAGGAAGGACTTTGAGAAATCTGGAGGATGCCACCAACAACTTGCTTGCGAGGAGCAATGATGTCCGTCTAAGGATTGTGGCTGCTGAGCGACAGTGCATGAGACCCACGAATGAAGTGAACAGATGGCTGGAAAAGGTTTCTGCGATCAATTCTGACATACAAGTTATCTTTGACGGCTACAAGTTGAATAAAGATGTTATTGTGGAGGCATCTGAGAAGCTTACTGAGGTCCAAGAATGTCTCAGTGCTTGTCCCAATAAAAACAATATTACATTTGAGTATGCGCCAGCACCTGCCCAAGAGATACCTGGTCCATCAATGTCTGACAAGAACCGTAATCTTCAAGAGGCTCTCCAGTTCATTAAGAATGACCCTGTGGGAATGATTGGAATATGGGGCCCAGGTGGAGTGGGGAAAACATATCTTCTGCGAAATATCAACAACTCATTTGGGGACATGTCCTTGCATGTTATTTTTGTGACGGCCTCAAGGGGTTGTTCAGTGAGGACGATTCAAGGAGATATTCTAAAGAAGCTTGGAATGGCAGAATGTGGTGATTTGGAATCACAACGCCAACTCATCTATGAATTCCT AGTTGTACTATTGGATGACCTTTGGGAGCAAATTGATCTACAATCAGTTGGCGTACCATATCCCCTTGGAAATGTAGATCAGGTCAAGAGAAAAGTGGTGCTTACAACAAGATTAAGAAAAGTTTGTGGTGAAATGGAGGTGAGGAAAGAGTTAAAAGTCGCttgtctacaggaggatgatgcaTGGCAATTATTCACAGAGAAGGTTAGTCAGGAAACTCTGTCTTCAAGTCCTCGTATCGAAGCCCTTGCAAAAGAACTAGTTAAAGAATTGAAGGGCTTGCCATTAGCTTTGATAGTTATCGGGAAGGCAATGTATCCAAAAACTGatccaattgaatgggaatatgCCATCCAACATATGCAACGGTCATGCTGTGACAAAGATAATCCCCTGTCCATAGAAAATGTTTTTGGACAACTCAAGTTTAGTTACGATAATATACGGAATGACACCTTGAGACATTGTTTCTTAACTTGCGCACTGTGGCCAGAGAATTGGGAGATTATTAAAGCTGAACTCGCTCAATGCTGGATAGGCTTAGGTCTAGTGGATGAGTGTGATATTCAAAGTGCCTACACAAAGGCATATAGTCTAATAGGCGACCTTAGAGATGCATGTCTGTTAGAGAACTGGAGAAATTGGTATGGTTTTGTTAAAGTGCACGATGTTATTCGTGATATGGCTTTATGGATCTCGTGTGGTTGTGGAGAGGCCAATAACAAGTGGTTTGTCCGTGCCGAAGCTGGTGCAGAAGAAAATATTAGCATCTCTTGGAGCAAACCTGAGTACATTTCACTGATGTTGAATGGAATGAAGAAACTTCCTCCCTTTAGATTTGATCATCACCCCATGAAATTGAGGGTGTTATGccttcaaaataattactttgatGGAAGCATAGCTGAAACGGTCATGAATTTCAGTTCACTAACATATCTGGATTTGAGGACAAACCTTCTCAAGAACATACCCGAAGAATTATGTTCCTTGGCAAACTTGGAGTACTTTGATTTGTCACATAATCCCCACATATGCGAATTGCCTTACTGCTTTCGAAATCTCTCTAAACTCAAGTTCTTGTACCTGCTGTGCACTAGCGTACGAAGAATACCAGAGGAGGTCATATCTAATCTTAAAGCACTACAAGTAATAGAGTTGAGGACTTGCCGAGCATATGTTGGAGGAGGGCCCGTCAACTTTATCCCTAAAATATTTGAAGAGTTGGGTACCCTAGATCACTTCAAATCAGCTGGAATTGACGCTGATGGTTTTGATGAGTATGCATCACTAAGAGAAGCTGCTAAACTCCCCATTAGGTCTTTAAGATTGGGGAGTCTCAGAGAAACACATGAGTTCTGCCTCTCTGACATTCTTTCAATTAGATTTGCACGCAGGACTTTGTATGAACTGGATATTATACAAAGTAACATGGAGCAGATAATTGTAAGAGACGAGTCAAACTACTATTTTGGTGCTCTGAATAAGCTCCTCATGTGGTTTTTGGTAAACTTGAGAGGGATAGCATGGCTGGGCAGATCTCCAGCATCCATTTTTCCAAGACTCACTTGTTTGGATGTGAATAGCTGCTCCAAGCTAGAGAACCTCTCTTGGGTGATGTACTTGCCTTGCCTTGAACAACTTGAGGCACGTTTCTGCAACATTATGAAGGAAGCGTTTCCTGGGACAGGGCACCATGGTGAAATAATGAGCACCGATCAAGAAAGTTCAATGAAATCAAACGGTACATTTTCTTGCCTGAAATATCTGCGCCTTTCAGATAACCCTAAGTTGATCACCATCTGCAATCCCGATGTGACGTTCCCGTCCCTGGAGCAGCTGGTGCTCACAAAATCTCCAGAGTTGATCAGGCTCCCTTTCCAGATGCACAGCTTGCCGCTAAAGCTGCAGGAGCTACAGTTTGATGATGTTGAATGCTGGGACAGATTGGAATGTGAAGAAGGTGTCAAATCTTTCCTGCAACCCTCTCTTAAATttggctatgtgagtgaaataccATGA
- the LOC123442189 gene encoding uncharacterized protein LOC123442189: MSSGPSNRRGCRREALGGALLLAGVGVALGLGWSTSPARPPATRASQLPPGGQRCPANPNSNPTHPARLMPPLPLPTAPLPPASCHGRRLALKPLRCRRGLLRVRASSETQPPPPPSRTQTIMDKISSAGDEVGGAGGAYSYDALKRLDQICSSICSAPQEASSSKAPPQIVTRVQGPARAAADLGAETFDVLVCGGTLGIFIATALSYRGLRVGIVERNAVKGREQEWNISRKELMEIVQVGILSEAEAEQVVTSDFNPNRCGFEGKGEIWVEDILHLGISPAKLVEIMKARFISSGGEIFEGKSVSSISVHDDLAVLKLSDGDRLRCRLVVDAMGNFSPIVRQIRSGRRPDGLCLVVGACARGFEKNTTSDVIFSSSSVKSVGGDSGRGVQLFWEAFPAGSGPTDRTTYMFTYVDPQFGSPKLEELLEMFWDLMPGYQDTVLENLDIRRVIYGIFPTYRDSPLPAAFDRILQVGDASGIQSPVSFGGFGSLTRHLGRLSNGVYEAVSGDFLDAQSLKLLNPYMPNLSASWLFQRAMSTRPGSDISPTFINELLFANFQSMQKLGDSVLRPFLQDVIQFGPLVKTLGLVMISRPQILPEIFKQVGVGVILNWSGHFVMLGYYTFLSSFVGPAVTPWVKSLAPRDRYQWDRYLEAWEYGAGLDYGQEE, translated from the exons ATGTCTTCTGGCCCCTCCAAT AGGAGAGGATGCCGCCGAGAGGCATTGGGTGGTGCTCTGCTTCTCGCCGGCGTCGGCGTGGCATTGGGTCTGGGATGGTCCACGtcgcccgcccgcccgccagCCACCCGAGCCAGCCAACTCCCTCCCGGCGGACAGCGGTGCCCCGCGAATCCAAATTCCAATCCAACCCACCCTGCCCGCCTCATGCCGCCTCTTCCCCTTCCCACCGCTCCGCTGCCCCCTGCTTcttgccatggccgccgcctcgccctcAAGCCGCTCCGGTGCCGCCGCGGCCTCCTGCGCGTCAGGGCGTCGTCGGAGacccagccgccgccaccgccctcCAGAACACAGACGATCATGGACAAGATCTCCTCCGCTGGCGACGAGGTCGGCGGCGCCGGCGGGGCGTACTCCTACGACGCGCTGAAGAGGTTGGACCAAATCTGCTCCAGCATATGCTCAGCCCCCCAAGAAGCCTCTTCCTCCAAGGCCCCTCCCCAGATCGTCACCCGCGTCCAGGGCCCAGCGCGGGCGGCGGCCGATCTCGGCGCCGAGACCTTCGACGTGCTGGTGTGCGGCGGCAcgctgggcatcttcatagccacgGCGCTCAGCTACAGGGGCCTCCGGGTGGGCATCGTCGAGAGGAACGCCGTCAAAGGGAGGGAGCAGGAGTGGAACATCTCGCGCAAGGAGCTCATGGAGATCGTGCAGGTCGGCATCCTCTCGGAGGCCGAGGCCGAGCAGGTCGTCACCAGCGACTTCAACCCCAACCGGTGCGGGTTCGAGGGTAAAGGCGAGATTTGGGTGGAGGACATCCTCCACCTCGGGATTTCGCCGGCGAAGCTCGTCGAGATCATGAAAGCGCGCTTCATTTCTTCAGGCGGGGAAATCTTTGAGGGGAAGAGTGTGTCTAGCATTTCAGTTCATGATGATCTTGCGGTGCTGAAACTGAGCGACGGTGATCGTCTGCGTTGCCGGCTCGTCGTCGACGCCATGGGCAACTTCTCCCCGATCGTGCGGCAGATCCGCTCCGGCAGGAGGCCGGATGGACTGTGCCTTGTTGTCGGTGCCTGTGCTCGTGGGTTTGAGAAGAACACAACCAGCGATGTCATCTTCAGTAGCTCGTCAGTGAAGAGTGTTGGTGGAGATTCAGGACGAGGAGTGCAGCTGTTTTGGGAGGCATTTCCTGCCGGTTCCGGCCCGACTGATCGTACCACATACATGTTCACATATGTTGATCCACAGTTTGGGAGCCCAAAGCTGGAGGAACTCTTGGAGATGTTCTGGGATCTCATGCCTGGTTACCAAGATACAGTTCTTGAGAATTTGGACATAAGGAGAGTCATATATGGGATCTTCCCAACTTACCGGGACAGCCCGTTGCCGGCCGCGTTCGACCGGATCTTACAGGTCGGCGACGCCAGTGGCATCCAGTCACCTGTTTCCTTCGGAGGGTTTGGAAGCCTGACAAGGCATCTCGGTCGTCTGTCGAACGGCGTGTACGAAGCGGTTTCAGGAGATTTTCTGGATGCACAAAGTTTGAAGCTGTTAAACCCTTACATGCCAAATCTAAGCGCATCATGGCTGTTCCAGAGAGCAATGTCGACGAGGCCGGGGTCTGACATTTCGCCGACTTTTATCAACGAGCTTCTCTTTGCCAATTTCCAGTCGATGCAGAAGCTCGGTGACTCGGTGCTCCGCCCATTTCTCCAGGATGTGATACAGTTTGGACCCCTGGTGAAAACGCTGGGCCTGGTCATGATCAGCCGGCCGCAGATCTTGCCTGAAATATTCAAGCAGGTTGGAGTTGGAGTCATCCTCAACTGGTCAGGCCACTTTGTGATGCTTGGTTACTACACCTTCCTTTCGAGCTTTGTCGGTCCGGCTGTTACGCCATGGGTGAAATCTTTGGCGCCGAGGGACAGGTATCAATGGGATCGTTATCTTGAAGCGTGGGAATATGGGGCTGGGTTAGACTATGGTCAAGAGGAATGA